From Alkalidesulfovibrio alkalitolerans DSM 16529, a single genomic window includes:
- a CDS encoding sigma-54-dependent Fis family transcriptional regulator codes for MPDARPFRFAFVSNSEEIARTVKAFEDPDRENIEIRLASMEEALPVARQCLAEGVEVVLGGGATGRLLREQLKLPVVTIARRDMDVIRAVMLARERSRKIAVTSFSGQIAGLEIMEDILGVEIRQLPFRTTPELVAAISKAVAEGFRCIVGGGICKTIAQSVGGEGFVVVPGERVIQQALEEARVIAQSQRRSKEEAERLRIILHSVKEGVVGIDSEGRINLINPMAGEMLGLDPENVLDRPMPEAVRSAGLFRVLESGEAEVDQFRRVGGLDMVINAMPVNVSEGTRAVVATFTRVSRIQDLDRKLKERLAKGFVARYTLDDLKGSCAAMARLRAKAAQYAATDAAILVQGETGTGKEILAQGIHMASPRKRRPFVAVNCSALPETLLESELFGYEEGAFTGAKRGGKQGLFELAHGGTLFLDELADISPSLQVRLLRAIEEKEIMRVGGDRIVSTDVRIIASTFKDLAHEARMGRFRADLYFRIATLKIHTVPLRERAADIPDLLAALLARYDIPAGRSPLPLSPRLQNRFTAHSWPGNVRELDSLAQRYAALVGADKSGGHALLMEIMDELCAEAMPSCGEKPLPAGPADGTSFKDQVREYEREIIAEALRQTGDNKAEAARRLGVSVNTLWRKLRELSGTTG; via the coding sequence ATGCCCGACGCCCGCCCTTTCCGCTTCGCCTTCGTTTCCAACTCGGAAGAGATCGCCCGCACAGTCAAGGCGTTCGAGGACCCCGATAGGGAAAACATCGAGATCCGTCTGGCGAGCATGGAGGAGGCCCTGCCCGTGGCCAGGCAGTGCCTCGCCGAAGGAGTCGAAGTCGTCCTCGGCGGCGGCGCGACCGGCCGACTGCTGCGCGAACAGCTCAAGCTACCTGTCGTGACCATCGCCCGCAGGGACATGGATGTCATCAGAGCCGTCATGCTCGCCAGGGAACGCTCACGGAAAATCGCGGTGACGAGCTTCAGCGGCCAGATCGCCGGTCTGGAGATCATGGAGGACATCCTCGGCGTCGAAATTCGTCAGTTGCCGTTTCGCACCACTCCCGAGCTTGTGGCCGCCATCTCGAAAGCGGTGGCGGAAGGCTTCCGCTGCATTGTGGGCGGAGGCATCTGCAAAACCATCGCCCAGTCGGTGGGCGGCGAGGGCTTCGTGGTCGTTCCCGGGGAGCGCGTGATCCAGCAGGCGCTGGAAGAGGCTCGCGTCATCGCGCAGTCCCAACGCAGAAGCAAGGAGGAGGCCGAGCGGCTGCGCATCATCCTTCATTCCGTCAAGGAAGGGGTGGTGGGTATCGACTCCGAAGGCCGGATCAACCTCATCAACCCCATGGCCGGGGAAATGCTCGGCCTCGATCCGGAGAATGTCCTGGACCGTCCCATGCCCGAGGCGGTGCGTAGCGCCGGGCTTTTCCGGGTGCTCGAAAGCGGCGAGGCGGAAGTCGATCAGTTCCGGCGGGTGGGCGGCCTGGATATGGTCATCAACGCAATGCCCGTAAACGTCTCGGAAGGCACGCGGGCCGTGGTCGCAACCTTCACGCGTGTCTCTCGCATCCAGGATCTGGATCGCAAACTCAAGGAGCGGCTCGCCAAGGGTTTTGTGGCCCGCTACACCCTGGACGACCTCAAGGGCTCCTGCGCGGCCATGGCCAGGCTCCGCGCCAAGGCGGCCCAATATGCGGCCACCGATGCGGCGATCCTTGTTCAGGGCGAGACCGGCACGGGCAAGGAGATACTGGCGCAGGGCATTCACATGGCCAGCCCACGCAAAAGACGTCCTTTTGTTGCCGTGAACTGCTCGGCCCTGCCTGAAACGCTTCTCGAAAGCGAACTGTTCGGCTACGAGGAAGGGGCCTTCACCGGCGCAAAACGGGGGGGCAAACAAGGCTTGTTCGAGTTGGCCCACGGAGGCACGCTGTTTCTGGACGAGCTTGCCGACATCTCGCCAAGCCTTCAGGTACGCCTTTTGCGGGCGATCGAAGAGAAGGAGATCATGCGTGTCGGAGGCGACCGCATAGTCTCCACCGATGTGCGCATCATCGCCTCGACCTTCAAGGATCTTGCACACGAAGCACGCATGGGGCGTTTTCGGGCCGACCTCTACTTCCGCATCGCCACACTCAAGATCCACACCGTGCCGTTACGCGAACGCGCCGCGGACATCCCGGACCTGCTCGCCGCCCTGCTCGCCCGGTATGACATTCCGGCGGGACGCTCTCCCCTGCCGTTGTCGCCGCGTCTGCAAAACCGTTTCACGGCTCATTCCTGGCCGGGTAACGTGCGCGAACTGGACTCGCTTGCCCAGCGCTACGCAGCCTTGGTCGGAGCGGACAAGAGCGGCGGCCACGCCCTGCTCATGGAAATCATGGACGAACTGTGCGCCGAGGCCATGCCTTCCTGCGGTGAGAAGCCCCTCCCGGCCGGTCCGGCAGACGGCACGAGCTTCAAGGATCAGGTGCGCGAGTACGAGCGCGAAATCATCGCCGAGGCCCTGCGCCAGACAGGTGACAACAAGGCCGAGGCCGCGAGACGTCTCGGCGTGAGCGTCAACACGCTATGGCGCAAGCTTCGGGAACTGAGCGGGACAACCGGGTAA
- a CDS encoding CoB--CoM heterodisulfide reductase iron-sulfur subunit A family protein, with translation MRIGVFVCHCGSNIEGTVDTTSVAAMAKGYPDVAYATDVMYSCSEPGQEAIVKAVREKGLDGVVVASCSPRMHETTFRRAVERAGLNRYMLEMANIREHVSWIGKNREANTNKAAELVLLAVEKLRRNKALFPKSFDITRRVLVIGGGVAGIQAALDCADGGLDVVLVEKTSTIGGKMAKLDKTFPTVDCSSCILGPKMVDVAQHEKIALHACAEIESVSGYVGNFEVAIRKKATYVDWSLCTGCGLCMEKCPSKKSHDAFNEGVGPTTAINIPFPQAIPKKAVIDAKSCRQFLTGKCGVCAKVCPSGAIRYEMADEVITEKVGAIVAATGFDLFDHTRYGEYGGGRYPDVITSLQYERLLSASGPTGGHVRRPSDGREPKTVVFVQCVGSRDKSVDRPYCSGFCCMYTAKQAILTRDHIPDSQSYVFYMDIRAPGKLYDEFTRRAMEEYGARYVRGRVSMIYPKGDRLLVRGADTLMGEQVEVEADLVVLAVGAQAAVGSSELAEKLRISYDKYGFFMESHPKLRPVETNTAGVYLAGACQGPKDIPSSVGQGSAAASKVLGLFAKQKLESDPQISQVDQRRCVGCGKCALTCPFGAVKMVDVRGEPKAEVVETVCQGCGICVVTCPQGAVQLDHFTDNQILAEVNALCQS, from the coding sequence ATGAGGATCGGCGTTTTCGTCTGCCACTGCGGCAGCAACATCGAAGGGACCGTGGACACCACGAGCGTGGCCGCGATGGCCAAAGGCTACCCGGACGTGGCCTACGCCACGGACGTCATGTACTCCTGCTCCGAGCCAGGACAGGAGGCCATCGTCAAGGCGGTGCGCGAGAAGGGTCTGGACGGCGTGGTCGTGGCCTCGTGCTCCCCGCGCATGCACGAGACCACGTTTCGGCGCGCCGTGGAGCGAGCCGGGCTGAACCGCTACATGCTTGAAATGGCCAACATCCGCGAGCACGTCTCGTGGATCGGCAAGAATCGCGAGGCCAACACCAACAAGGCCGCCGAGCTCGTGCTCCTGGCCGTGGAAAAGCTGCGCCGCAACAAGGCGCTCTTTCCCAAGAGCTTCGACATCACCCGCCGCGTGCTGGTCATCGGCGGCGGCGTGGCGGGCATCCAGGCCGCCCTGGACTGCGCGGACGGCGGGCTGGACGTGGTGCTGGTGGAGAAGACCTCCACCATCGGCGGCAAGATGGCCAAGCTCGACAAGACGTTCCCCACCGTGGACTGCTCCAGTTGCATCCTCGGGCCCAAGATGGTGGACGTGGCCCAGCACGAGAAAATCGCCCTGCACGCCTGCGCCGAGATCGAGAGCGTCAGCGGGTACGTGGGCAACTTCGAGGTCGCGATCCGCAAGAAGGCGACCTACGTGGACTGGAGCCTGTGCACCGGTTGCGGCCTGTGCATGGAGAAGTGCCCGAGCAAGAAGTCGCACGACGCCTTCAACGAGGGCGTGGGGCCGACCACGGCCATCAACATCCCGTTCCCCCAGGCCATACCCAAGAAGGCGGTCATCGACGCCAAGTCCTGCCGCCAGTTCCTCACGGGCAAGTGCGGCGTCTGCGCCAAGGTTTGCCCGTCGGGCGCCATACGCTACGAGATGGCGGACGAGGTGATCACCGAAAAGGTGGGCGCGATCGTGGCGGCCACGGGCTTCGACCTCTTCGATCACACCAGGTACGGCGAGTACGGCGGCGGCCGCTATCCGGACGTCATCACCTCGCTGCAGTACGAGCGCCTGCTCTCGGCCTCCGGCCCCACCGGCGGCCACGTCAGGCGGCCCTCGGACGGCCGCGAGCCCAAGACGGTGGTTTTCGTGCAGTGCGTGGGATCGCGCGACAAGTCCGTGGACCGTCCCTATTGCAGCGGCTTTTGCTGCATGTACACGGCCAAGCAGGCGATCCTGACCAGGGACCACATCCCGGACTCGCAGTCCTACGTCTTCTACATGGACATCCGCGCGCCGGGAAAGCTCTACGACGAGTTCACCCGCCGGGCCATGGAGGAATACGGGGCGCGCTACGTGCGCGGCCGCGTCTCCATGATCTACCCCAAGGGCGACAGGCTGCTGGTGCGCGGCGCGGACACCCTGATGGGCGAGCAGGTGGAGGTGGAGGCGGACCTCGTGGTCCTGGCCGTGGGCGCACAGGCCGCCGTTGGCTCCTCCGAACTGGCCGAGAAGCTGCGTATTTCCTACGACAAGTACGGCTTCTTCATGGAGAGCCACCCCAAGCTCAGGCCCGTGGAGACCAACACTGCAGGCGTCTATCTGGCCGGGGCCTGCCAGGGGCCAAAAGACATCCCGTCCTCGGTGGGGCAGGGCAGCGCGGCCGCGAGTAAGGTTTTAGGGCTCTTCGCCAAGCAAAAGCTGGAGAGCGATCCCCAGATATCCCAGGTCGATCAGCGCCGCTGCGTGGGCTGCGGCAAGTGCGCCCTGACCTGTCCCTTCGGGGCCGTCAAGATGGTCGACGTGCGCGGCGAGCCCAAGGCCGAAGTCGTCGAGACCGTCTGCCAGGGCTGCGGCATCTGCGTCGTGACCTGCCCGCAAGGGGCCGTGCAGCTCGATCACTTCACCGACAACCAGATTCTCGCGGAGGTGAACGCGTTATGCCAATCCTAG
- a CDS encoding 4Fe-4S dicluster domain-containing protein: METIDMQAAFDPEFVARVQAESGQNLALCYQCGNCTAGCPYTFAYDIPVSQMMRLVQMGRREKALRARSLWLCASCESCTTRCPNDIDVARVMDVMRHMARRAGYAPEKAVKSFWDCFLDSMRKHGRVYELGLVADYVARTGRFWTDADLGPRMLLKGKLSLKPHDIQGKDEVRRIFERFAARSGS; this comes from the coding sequence ATGGAAACGATAGACATGCAGGCGGCTTTCGACCCGGAGTTCGTGGCCCGGGTCCAGGCGGAAAGCGGACAAAACCTGGCCCTGTGCTACCAGTGCGGCAACTGCACCGCCGGGTGCCCCTACACCTTCGCCTACGACATCCCGGTCAGCCAGATGATGCGCCTGGTCCAGATGGGCCGCAGGGAAAAAGCCCTGCGCGCCCGGTCCCTGTGGCTGTGCGCTTCGTGCGAGAGCTGCACCACGCGCTGCCCCAACGACATCGACGTGGCCCGGGTGATGGATGTGATGCGCCACATGGCGCGGCGCGCGGGGTATGCGCCCGAGAAGGCCGTGAAGAGCTTCTGGGATTGTTTCCTAGACTCCATGCGCAAGCACGGGCGGGTCTACGAGCTTGGCCTTGTGGCCGACTACGTGGCGCGCACCGGCCGCTTCTGGACCGACGCGGACCTTGGCCCGCGCATGCTGCTCAAGGGCAAGCTGTCGCTTAAGCCGCACGACATCCAGGGCAAGGACGAGGTGCGCAGGATTTTCGAACGCTTCGCCGCCAGGAGCGGATCATGA
- a CDS encoding sulfotransferase family protein has protein sequence MAIMLKERPIIMIGPERSGTTLVMAMLGCHPRIAVPEVVWYYSRFYPYLHTYGDLRDKNNFRTLATEMVHGLKTPYWGMKVNPRTIVDEIIESVREQSFAGLYCAMFERFAKEAGGKPRWGEKTPYNLFFVGPILEHFPNAQFIYITRDGRDASADYLESSFGPTNIYSAAKIWKMCMNAVKPWREKLGADQWFDINYEELVRQPEKVLRATCDFLGEEYSPQMMEFHTTDLAKARGQTHDHKPLGSPVSDKYIGIYKDLLSPRDQRIFAAVAGQEMIEAGYTLDVEPQMPAPEKVEKYEEWDGRIRAATLDGPEGHIVYESYNDWLMDQREERKKQGLWSDADVPNVYPLGTPEEELIMGQRAWRKWKTHFSIKRDYNGKLAL, from the coding sequence ATGGCGATCATGCTCAAGGAAAGACCGATCATCATGATCGGCCCGGAACGATCCGGCACCACGTTGGTCATGGCGATGCTGGGCTGCCATCCCAGGATAGCCGTGCCCGAGGTCGTCTGGTATTATTCTCGGTTCTACCCGTATCTGCATACCTACGGCGACCTGCGCGACAAGAACAACTTCCGCACCCTGGCCACCGAGATGGTCCACGGCCTGAAGACCCCGTACTGGGGCATGAAGGTCAACCCTCGGACCATCGTTGACGAAATCATCGAAAGCGTGCGCGAACAGAGCTTCGCCGGGCTCTACTGCGCCATGTTCGAACGCTTCGCCAAGGAAGCGGGCGGCAAGCCCCGCTGGGGCGAAAAGACCCCCTACAACCTGTTCTTCGTCGGCCCCATTCTGGAGCATTTCCCCAACGCCCAATTCATCTACATCACCCGCGACGGGCGCGACGCCTCGGCCGACTACCTGGAATCGTCCTTCGGCCCCACGAACATCTACAGCGCGGCCAAGATCTGGAAAATGTGCATGAACGCGGTCAAGCCCTGGCGCGAAAAGCTGGGCGCCGATCAATGGTTCGACATCAACTATGAGGAGTTGGTGCGTCAGCCAGAAAAAGTGCTGCGGGCGACCTGTGACTTCCTGGGCGAGGAATACAGCCCGCAGATGATGGAGTTCCACACCACCGACCTGGCCAAAGCCCGTGGTCAGACCCACGACCACAAACCCCTGGGCAGCCCCGTGAGCGACAAGTACATAGGCATCTACAAGGACCTGCTGAGCCCTCGCGACCAGCGGATCTTCGCCGCCGTGGCAGGGCAGGAGATGATCGAGGCGGGGTACACGCTCGATGTCGAGCCGCAGATGCCTGCGCCCGAGAAAGTCGAGAAATACGAAGAATGGGACGGCCGCATCCGCGCCGCCACCCTGGACGGCCCCGAAGGCCACATCGTCTACGAAAGCTACAACGACTGGCTCATGGATCAGCGCGAGGAGCGCAAGAAACAGGGTCTGTGGTCCGACGCCGACGTTCCCAACGTCTATCCCTTGGGCACGCCCGAGGAAGAACTGATCATGGGTCAACGCGCCTGGCGCAAGTGGAAGACCCATTTCAGCATCAAACGGGACTACAACGGCAAGCTCGCCTTGTAG
- a CDS encoding SLC13 family permease, whose protein sequence is MTDTQDQGSCGISRRWLHIILGPAIFLLVQFIPLFGPENARVGFGILFWMVYWWVTVAVDIKVTCLVPLFVVAFYEYMPIAKVMEAYAHRDAFLIIGASIVTVAWARWGFAKRLALHFLLRFGNDTRKQMIGWFLLTGFASFVMGNTPVAAVFAPIAVAALIYAGFNTFDARWNSTAASNVLIAVAWGASVGGMATPLGGGQAVVTLGHLQRYVGHEVFFIDWSLRMIPVSLVVMLAMTLYMYYCMKPDIQTFKGGREFYRKELEEMGPFSYEEKVACLGFLVVVALALLRPAYVDFLKGPFFAWMHPSRMFLILALALFFMPSRKNPGENIVSIESLKKHFPIAILFIWPASVALGRIINQTGASAVFGQWLGSFVATGNDMLSILAFSAGGNALSQVTSDTAAAGVMIPMVIETFKNWHGLEYGAVPFIWAVGAAISWSYAVASSTGAQGIVVGFGANLKRMFVYGMIGGVISLVVSALYFVFFIAVLKSDFYIMPPGI, encoded by the coding sequence ATGACGGATACGCAAGACCAGGGCTCCTGTGGCATCAGCCGCCGGTGGCTCCATATCATATTGGGTCCGGCAATCTTCCTTCTTGTCCAATTCATACCCCTCTTCGGCCCTGAAAATGCCCGAGTGGGCTTCGGCATCCTTTTCTGGATGGTTTACTGGTGGGTCACGGTGGCCGTCGACATCAAGGTCACGTGCCTGGTGCCTCTATTCGTGGTGGCTTTTTACGAATACATGCCCATCGCCAAGGTCATGGAGGCCTATGCCCATCGCGACGCCTTCCTGATCATCGGCGCAAGCATCGTGACCGTGGCTTGGGCGCGTTGGGGTTTTGCCAAACGCCTAGCCCTGCATTTTCTGCTGCGCTTTGGCAACGACACGCGCAAGCAGATGATCGGCTGGTTCCTGCTAACCGGCTTTGCGAGCTTCGTCATGGGCAACACGCCCGTGGCGGCGGTCTTCGCCCCAATCGCCGTGGCGGCGTTGATCTACGCAGGATTCAACACCTTCGACGCACGCTGGAACAGCACAGCCGCCTCCAACGTGCTCATCGCCGTGGCCTGGGGCGCGTCCGTGGGCGGCATGGCTACCCCTCTGGGCGGCGGCCAAGCCGTGGTCACCCTTGGCCACCTGCAGCGCTACGTCGGCCACGAGGTCTTCTTCATCGACTGGTCCCTGCGCATGATCCCGGTATCACTGGTAGTCATGCTGGCCATGACTCTTTACATGTACTACTGCATGAAGCCCGACATTCAGACGTTCAAGGGCGGCCGGGAATTCTACCGCAAGGAACTCGAAGAAATGGGGCCGTTCAGCTACGAAGAGAAGGTCGCCTGCCTCGGATTTCTCGTCGTGGTGGCTCTCGCGCTGTTGCGGCCCGCGTACGTGGACTTCCTGAAGGGCCCGTTCTTCGCCTGGATGCACCCCTCGCGCATGTTCCTCATCCTGGCCCTGGCCCTCTTTTTCATGCCTTCCCGCAAGAATCCCGGAGAAAACATCGTCTCCATCGAATCGCTCAAGAAGCACTTTCCCATCGCCATTCTCTTCATCTGGCCCGCGTCCGTGGCCCTGGGCCGCATCATCAACCAGACCGGTGCGAGCGCGGTGTTCGGCCAGTGGCTCGGTTCGTTCGTCGCCACTGGCAACGACATGTTGTCCATCCTGGCTTTCAGCGCCGGCGGCAACGCGCTTTCCCAGGTGACTTCGGACACTGCGGCGGCGGGCGTCATGATTCCCATGGTCATCGAGACATTCAAGAACTGGCACGGCCTCGAATACGGAGCGGTTCCGTTCATCTGGGCCGTCGGCGCGGCCATCAGTTGGAGCTACGCGGTCGCGTCCTCCACCGGCGCGCAGGGAATCGTGGTCGGCTTCGGAGCCAACCTGAAGCGGATGTTCGTCTACGGCATGATCGGAGGCGTCATCTCCCTTGTCGTCTCGGCGCTGTACTTCGTCTTCTTCATCGCTGTGCTCAAGTCCGACTTCTACATCATGCCTCCGGGCATCTGA
- a CDS encoding hydrogenase iron-sulfur subunit: MPILADKELRIVGFLCNWCSYGGADTAGVGRFSQPTDLRIIRVPCSGRIDPLFIVKALLNGADGVLVSGCHPKDCHYGQGNFYARRRLETLKRFLPIIGVEPGRFEYTWVSASEGQRWQQVVQRFTEQVHALGPSPASAVFGSCREIPGEKGGSGVGS; this comes from the coding sequence ATGCCAATCCTAGCCGACAAGGAGCTGCGCATCGTCGGCTTTCTGTGCAACTGGTGCTCCTATGGAGGGGCCGACACGGCGGGCGTGGGCCGCTTCAGCCAGCCCACGGACCTGCGCATCATCCGCGTGCCCTGCTCGGGCCGCATCGATCCGCTCTTCATCGTCAAAGCCCTGTTGAACGGAGCAGACGGCGTGCTGGTTTCCGGCTGCCACCCCAAGGACTGCCACTACGGGCAGGGCAACTTCTACGCCCGGCGGCGGTTGGAGACCCTGAAGCGCTTCTTGCCCATCATCGGCGTGGAGCCAGGCCGTTTCGAGTACACCTGGGTTTCGGCCTCGGAAGGGCAGCGCTGGCAGCAGGTGGTGCAGCGTTTTACGGAACAGGTCCATGCCCTGGGGCCGTCGCCCGCCAGCGCCGTGTTCGGAAGCTGCCGCGAAATCCC
- a CDS encoding sulfite exporter TauE/SafE family protein, whose protein sequence is MSTLLLALVALLVGTLIGCVGVGGILLIPALAAFSGLDTHVSMATALFSFIFTGIVGTWLYQRKGSIDWSVTVPVCLGAVLFGYLGAMVNSFTNAVYLNTVLACIIIFAGIYTYRPYSGKGILAMEGQSAGKYAALLAIGATVGFGSGLTGVGGPVLSVPMMVILGFSPLTAIATSQVIQIVAAVSGTIGNLKFGAIDFFVGSWVTAVELVGVAIGAHIAHCSGARRLRVIVAVVCVVVGGFILLRSLHALAS, encoded by the coding sequence ATGTCAACACTGTTGCTGGCCCTTGTCGCCCTTCTCGTCGGCACCCTCATCGGCTGCGTCGGCGTCGGCGGCATCCTGCTCATACCGGCCCTTGCCGCCTTCTCGGGCCTCGATACGCACGTGTCCATGGCCACGGCCCTGTTCAGCTTCATCTTCACGGGCATCGTGGGAACTTGGCTCTACCAGCGCAAAGGCAGCATCGATTGGAGCGTGACCGTACCCGTGTGCCTGGGCGCGGTGCTCTTCGGCTATCTGGGGGCCATGGTCAATTCGTTCACCAACGCGGTCTACCTGAACACCGTTTTGGCCTGCATCATCATCTTCGCGGGCATCTACACCTACCGTCCCTACAGCGGTAAAGGCATTCTGGCCATGGAGGGGCAGTCCGCGGGCAAATACGCGGCCCTGCTCGCCATAGGCGCGACGGTCGGATTCGGCTCGGGTCTGACCGGCGTGGGCGGTCCGGTGCTTTCCGTGCCCATGATGGTCATCCTGGGCTTCTCGCCTCTCACCGCCATCGCCACGAGTCAGGTCATCCAGATCGTGGCCGCGGTTTCCGGCACCATCGGGAATCTCAAATTCGGTGCCATCGATTTCTTCGTGGGATCGTGGGTCACGGCCGTGGAACTGGTGGGCGTCGCCATAGGCGCGCACATCGCCCACTGCTCGGGCGCGAGGCGGCTGCGGGTGATCGTGGCCGTCGTCTGCGTCGTGGTTGGCGGCTTCATCCTCCTCAGGTCCCTGCACGCCTTGGCATCCTGA
- a CDS encoding CoB--CoM heterodisulfide reductase iron-sulfur subunit B family protein: MSQALTYAYYPGCSGLGTSREYDLSTRAVCEALGIVLADVPDWSCCGSTPAHTVDHVLSAALAARNLAKVEAMGRDTVVTPCPSCLTNLRTASHRMADDSFRERTNALLDAPCQNAVTAKSVLQIVVEDYGIERLSRKVVRPLAGLRVAAYYGCIMNRPPEVMAFDDHENPMAMDDILSALGADVRPFPLKVECCGASYGVARRDIVARLSGRLLDAAADVGADMVVAACPLCQMNLDLRQEQINSANRTSHRMPVLYYTQLMGLALGIPEERLGLDKLCVSPRKVLRAAAGRAEAAKAQGSGA; encoded by the coding sequence ATGAGCCAGGCCCTGACCTACGCCTACTATCCCGGCTGCTCGGGGCTTGGCACCTCCCGCGAGTACGACCTGTCCACCCGCGCCGTGTGCGAGGCGCTGGGCATCGTCCTGGCCGACGTTCCCGACTGGAGCTGCTGCGGATCGACTCCCGCCCATACCGTGGATCACGTGCTCAGCGCAGCGCTGGCCGCGCGCAATCTCGCCAAGGTGGAGGCCATGGGGCGGGACACGGTCGTGACTCCCTGCCCCAGTTGTCTGACCAACCTGCGCACCGCCAGCCATCGCATGGCCGACGACAGTTTCCGCGAGCGGACCAACGCCTTGCTGGATGCGCCGTGCCAGAACGCCGTGACCGCCAAGTCCGTGCTCCAGATTGTGGTCGAGGACTACGGCATTGAGCGGCTGTCCCGAAAGGTGGTCCGCCCGCTCGCCGGTCTGCGGGTGGCCGCGTACTACGGCTGCATCATGAACCGGCCGCCCGAGGTGATGGCCTTTGACGACCACGAGAACCCCATGGCCATGGACGACATCCTCTCCGCGCTGGGCGCGGACGTGCGCCCCTTCCCGCTCAAGGTCGAGTGCTGCGGGGCCTCCTACGGCGTGGCCCGGCGCGACATCGTGGCCCGGCTCTCGGGCAGGCTCTTGGACGCGGCCGCGGACGTCGGCGCGGACATGGTGGTCGCGGCCTGCCCCCTGTGCCAGATGAACCTGGACCTGCGGCAGGAGCAGATCAACAGCGCGAACAGGACCAGCCACCGCATGCCGGTACTCTATTACACCCAGCTCATGGGTCTGGCGCTGGGAATCCCTGAGGAGAGGCTTGGGCTGGACAAGCTCTGCGTGAGCCCGCGCAAGGTCTTGCGCGCCGCGGCCGGGCGGGCCGAGGCCGCGAAGGCTCAAGGGAGCGGGGCATGA